In one Oryza glaberrima chromosome 2, OglaRS2, whole genome shotgun sequence genomic region, the following are encoded:
- the LOC127761598 gene encoding uncharacterized protein LOC127761598 isoform X1, with protein sequence MASRLKEDERNERIIRGLLKLPANKRCINCNNLGPQYVCTNFWTFICTNCSGAHREFTHRVKSVSMAKFTAQEVSALQEGGNERAREIFFKEWDAHRNSFPDSSNADKLRNFIKHVYVERRYTGERSADRPPRGKDDKDEYSENRRSDGNWGGSRSPPYNESYSDRRSYSGRSDDRNSRYSYGERSPGYEHNDYKKSPRYFEVDDRNREDRSGKTTPVQRFEDRRPSEPQRPDNGSPNYQKETDGSSPVVRPVRDILGDNAPQLRVGEPPKPNVARMIDPPRPIDPPRPIDPPRLIDPPRPIDPPRPNGTRTIEPPPQMQRTSTASSIGSSEGTSEQIKVASTISLIDFSADPEPSASVPPPQSTPTSQQQPASAQPVQPVNAPAQQPAVEQGKNVSSVSSGGGDWASFDSFGQQQTPQTGNSVDPLESALAQLSFSETPSAPNASAFPASVMPTSVPNDGGSSMMGQSHSSFFGAPPGVSGHQASTGMSIHGSSVQQTGLAAPAAGLPFQVSANSRATSGIQEAAPNTDSRSIGRKELPADIFTSLYPPGPQTVGGWQRTPQFGMGYAMPYQTAMGMQAYPQMAFAQPAYQQPVYPQQQHAYPQPAKASNPFDLGNEPAPVQAHTQQPLPGPLGASAGMTPPGLLGTSSFGVLPQQPQQLYQSPAPPNHYMMQQVPNMSEQLPNTMLPMQQGGLGSLNMGFDQQAAPRYPQPSTPPSYGSVGGNPFG encoded by the exons atggcgagcagGCTCAAGGAGGACGAGAGGAACGAGCGGATCATACGCGGGCTGCTCAAGCTGCCCGCCAACAAGAGGTGCATCAACTGCAACAATTTG GGACCACAATATGTCTGTACAAATTTCTGGACCTTCATTTGTACCAATTGCAGTGGAGCACA CCGAGAGTTCACGCATCGAGTGAAGTCAGTTTCTATGGCTAAATTTACTGCACAGGAAGTTAGTGCCCTTCAAGAAGGAGGAAATGAG CGTGCTAGAGAAATATTCTTCAAGGAATGGGATGCTCACCGCAATTCTTTCCCTGACAGCAG TAATGCGGATAAATTGAGGAACTTTATTAAGCATGTTTATGTGGAACGGAGATACACAGGAGAAAGAAGTGCAGATCGGCCACCGAGGGGAAAG GATGATAAGGATGAGTATAGTGAAAACAGGAGATCTGATGGAAATTGGGGTGGTTCAAGAAGTCCGCCATACAATGAAAGCTATTCTGATCGTCGCAGTTATAGTGGAAGGAGCGATGACAGAAATTCCAGATATTCCTATGGAGAACGAAGTCCTGGCTATGAACATAATGATTATAAGAAAAGCCCCCGCTACTTTGAAGTTGATGATAGAAATCGTGAGGATAGATCTGGAAAAACAACTCCAGTTCAACGGTTTGAGGACCGCAGGCCTTCTGAACCACAGAGGCCAGATAATGGGTCTCCAAATTACCAGAAGGAAACCGATGGATCTAGCCCTGTTGTACGGCCAGTGAGGGATATACTGGGTGATAATGCACCTCAACTACGGGTTGGTGAGCCTCCTAAGCCAAATGTAGCGAGAATGATTGATCCTCCGAGACCAATCGATCCTCCAAGACCGATTGATCCTCCAAGACTGATTGATCCTCCAAGGCCAATTGATCCTCCAAGACCAAATGGAACCAGAACCATCGAACCTCCACCACAGATGCAG AGGACATCAACTGCCAGCAGTATTGGTTCTTCAGAGGGGACCTCCGAACAGATAAAAGTGGCAAGTACGATAAGTTTAATTGATTTCAGTGCTGATCCTGAGCCTTCTGCATCTGTGCCACCTCCACAATCTACACCTACATCACAACAGCAGCCTGCTAGTGCACAGCCAGTGCAACCTGTTAATGCACCAGCACAACAGCCTGCTGTGGAACAAGGGAAAAATGTGTCATCAGTgagcagtggtggtggtgactggGCATCGTTTGATTCTTTCGGCCAGCAACAAACACCACAAACTGGCAATAGTGTAGATCCCCTTGAGTCTGCACTTGCTCAACTATCATTTTCTGAAACACCCTCTGCACCCAATGCATCAGCTTTTCCAGCTTCGGTCATGCCCACTTCAGTTCCAAATGATGGAGGGTCATCCATGATGGGGCAGTCACATTCTTCATTTTTTGGTGCACCCCCTGGAGTCTCAGGTCACCAG GCCTCAACAGGAATGTCTATCCATGGATCTTCAGTTCAACAAACTGGTCTAGCTGCTCCGGCAGCTGGACTTCCATTCCAGGTCTCTGCGAATTCCCGAGCAACTAGTGGCATTCAAGAAGCAGCACCTAATACTGACAGTAGATCCATTGGCCGGAAAGAACTTCCAGCG GATATCTTTACTTCGTTATATCCACCAGGACCTCAAACAGTAGGGGGTTGGCAGAGAACACCCCAATTTGGAATGGGATATGCCATGCCATATCAGACTGCAATG GGAATGCAAGCATATCCTCAGATGGCATTTGCTCAACCTGCATATCAACAACCTGTATATCCGCAACAGCAACATGCATACCCCCAACCTGCGAAAGCATCAAATCCTTTTGATCTTGGGAATGAGCCAGCTCCAGTTCAAGCTCACACG cagcagcccctACCTGGACCACTGGGAGCATCTGCTGGCATGACTCCCCCAGGTTTACTTGGTACCTCGAGTTTTGGAGTCCTTCCACAGCAACCTCAGCAGCTGTACCAGTCACCTGCACCTCCAA ATCATTACATGATGCAGCAAGTTCCAAACATGTCTGAGCAGTTACCTAATACCATGCTTCCAAT GCAACAAGGAGGTTTGGGTTCCCTCAACATGGGCTTTGATCAACAAGCTGCTCCCAGGTACCCCCAGCCAAGCACCCCACCTTCCTATGGCTCTGTTGGGGGAAATCCTTTTGGGTAA
- the LOC127761598 gene encoding pollen-specific leucine-rich repeat extensin-like protein 2 isoform X2, translating to MASRLKEDERNERIIRGLLKLPANKRCINCNNLGPQYVCTNFWTFICTNCSGAHREFTHRVKSVSMAKFTAQEVSALQEGGNERAREIFFKEWDAHRNSFPDSSNADKLRNFIKHVYVERRYTGERSADRPPRGKDDKDEYSENRRSDGNWGGSRSPPYNESYSDRRSYSGRSDDRNSRYSYGERSPGYEHNDYKKSPRYFEVDDRNREDRSGKTTPVQRFEDRRPSEPQRPDNGSPNYQKETDGSSPVVRPVRDILGDNAPQLRVGEPPKPNVARMIDPPRPIDPPRPIDPPRLIDPPRPIDPPRPNGTRTIEPPPQMQRTSTASSIGSSEGTSEQIKVASTISLIDFSADPEPSASVPPPQSTPTSQQQPASAQPVQPVNAPAQQPAVEQGKNVSSVSSGGGDWASFDSFGQQQTPQTGNSVDPLESALAQLSFSETPSAPNASAFPASVMPTSVPNDGGSSMMGQSHSSFFGAPPGVSGHQASTGMSIHGSSVQQTGLAAPAAGLPFQVSANSRATSGIQEAAPNTDSRSIGRKELPADIFTSLYPPGPQTVGGWQRTPQFGMGYAMPYQTAMGMQAYPQMAFAQPAYQQPVYPQQQHAYPQPAKASNPFDLGNEPAPVQAHTQPLPGPLGASAGMTPPGLLGTSSFGVLPQQPQQLYQSPAPPNHYMMQQVPNMSEQLPNTMLPMQQGGLGSLNMGFDQQAAPRYPQPSTPPSYGSVGGNPFG from the exons atggcgagcagGCTCAAGGAGGACGAGAGGAACGAGCGGATCATACGCGGGCTGCTCAAGCTGCCCGCCAACAAGAGGTGCATCAACTGCAACAATTTG GGACCACAATATGTCTGTACAAATTTCTGGACCTTCATTTGTACCAATTGCAGTGGAGCACA CCGAGAGTTCACGCATCGAGTGAAGTCAGTTTCTATGGCTAAATTTACTGCACAGGAAGTTAGTGCCCTTCAAGAAGGAGGAAATGAG CGTGCTAGAGAAATATTCTTCAAGGAATGGGATGCTCACCGCAATTCTTTCCCTGACAGCAG TAATGCGGATAAATTGAGGAACTTTATTAAGCATGTTTATGTGGAACGGAGATACACAGGAGAAAGAAGTGCAGATCGGCCACCGAGGGGAAAG GATGATAAGGATGAGTATAGTGAAAACAGGAGATCTGATGGAAATTGGGGTGGTTCAAGAAGTCCGCCATACAATGAAAGCTATTCTGATCGTCGCAGTTATAGTGGAAGGAGCGATGACAGAAATTCCAGATATTCCTATGGAGAACGAAGTCCTGGCTATGAACATAATGATTATAAGAAAAGCCCCCGCTACTTTGAAGTTGATGATAGAAATCGTGAGGATAGATCTGGAAAAACAACTCCAGTTCAACGGTTTGAGGACCGCAGGCCTTCTGAACCACAGAGGCCAGATAATGGGTCTCCAAATTACCAGAAGGAAACCGATGGATCTAGCCCTGTTGTACGGCCAGTGAGGGATATACTGGGTGATAATGCACCTCAACTACGGGTTGGTGAGCCTCCTAAGCCAAATGTAGCGAGAATGATTGATCCTCCGAGACCAATCGATCCTCCAAGACCGATTGATCCTCCAAGACTGATTGATCCTCCAAGGCCAATTGATCCTCCAAGACCAAATGGAACCAGAACCATCGAACCTCCACCACAGATGCAG AGGACATCAACTGCCAGCAGTATTGGTTCTTCAGAGGGGACCTCCGAACAGATAAAAGTGGCAAGTACGATAAGTTTAATTGATTTCAGTGCTGATCCTGAGCCTTCTGCATCTGTGCCACCTCCACAATCTACACCTACATCACAACAGCAGCCTGCTAGTGCACAGCCAGTGCAACCTGTTAATGCACCAGCACAACAGCCTGCTGTGGAACAAGGGAAAAATGTGTCATCAGTgagcagtggtggtggtgactggGCATCGTTTGATTCTTTCGGCCAGCAACAAACACCACAAACTGGCAATAGTGTAGATCCCCTTGAGTCTGCACTTGCTCAACTATCATTTTCTGAAACACCCTCTGCACCCAATGCATCAGCTTTTCCAGCTTCGGTCATGCCCACTTCAGTTCCAAATGATGGAGGGTCATCCATGATGGGGCAGTCACATTCTTCATTTTTTGGTGCACCCCCTGGAGTCTCAGGTCACCAG GCCTCAACAGGAATGTCTATCCATGGATCTTCAGTTCAACAAACTGGTCTAGCTGCTCCGGCAGCTGGACTTCCATTCCAGGTCTCTGCGAATTCCCGAGCAACTAGTGGCATTCAAGAAGCAGCACCTAATACTGACAGTAGATCCATTGGCCGGAAAGAACTTCCAGCG GATATCTTTACTTCGTTATATCCACCAGGACCTCAAACAGTAGGGGGTTGGCAGAGAACACCCCAATTTGGAATGGGATATGCCATGCCATATCAGACTGCAATG GGAATGCAAGCATATCCTCAGATGGCATTTGCTCAACCTGCATATCAACAACCTGTATATCCGCAACAGCAACATGCATACCCCCAACCTGCGAAAGCATCAAATCCTTTTGATCTTGGGAATGAGCCAGCTCCAGTTCAAGCTCACACG cagcccctACCTGGACCACTGGGAGCATCTGCTGGCATGACTCCCCCAGGTTTACTTGGTACCTCGAGTTTTGGAGTCCTTCCACAGCAACCTCAGCAGCTGTACCAGTCACCTGCACCTCCAA ATCATTACATGATGCAGCAAGTTCCAAACATGTCTGAGCAGTTACCTAATACCATGCTTCCAAT GCAACAAGGAGGTTTGGGTTCCCTCAACATGGGCTTTGATCAACAAGCTGCTCCCAGGTACCCCCAGCCAAGCACCCCACCTTCCTATGGCTCTGTTGGGGGAAATCCTTTTGGGTAA
- the LOC127764015 gene encoding F-box/kelch-repeat protein At1g80440-like encodes MSDDELIPGLPEEVARECLLRVGFDQLPAARSTSRRWKAEVESPFYHRLRRARGMARPLLALAQAEPPLAAAGPANKYAGLSTSYRLVLHDPVAGGWAALPPLPGAGGLPLFCQLAAVAACGGERRRLVVVGGWDPETWAPTDAVHVYDFLSGSWRRGAAMPGPRRSFFACAAVGRWVFVAGGHDEEKNALRSAVAYDAEADAWVPLPDMAAERDEARGVYVGGRFVAVGGYPTEAQGRFAGSAEAFDPAAWAWGPVQERVLDEGTCPRTCCAAPAPAAGATMYMLRDGHLAARDATNNGGAAWRAVASLPEDGRAVTALAAIGDSRVVAIGAGSHGGEQAVYLLTTEEGGDKNGAAQSWARAAAPPEFAGYVQAACCVEV; translated from the coding sequence ATGAGTGATGACGAGCTGATTCCGGGGCTACCGGAGGAAGTGGCCCGGGAATGCCTGCTGCGCGTGGGATTCGAccagctgccggcggcgaggagcacgtCGCGGCGGTGGAAGGCGGAGGTCGAGTCGCCGTTCTACCACCGCCTCCGCAGGGCCCGCGGCATGGCGCGCCcgctcctcgccctcgcccaggccgagccgccgctcgccgccgccggcccggctAACAAGTACGCCGGCCTGTCCACCTCCTACCGCCTCGTCCTCCACgaccccgtcgccggcggctgggccgcgctgccgccgctccccggcGCCGGTGGGCTGCCGCTCTTCTGCCAgctcgccgcggtggcggcgtgcggcggggagaggaggcggctggtgGTGGTCGGCGGGTGGGATCCCGAGACGTGGGCGCCGACGGACGCGGTGCACGTGTACGACTTCCTGTCCGGgtcgtggcggcgcggcgcggcgatgcCTGGACCGAGGCGGTCGTTCTTCGCGTGCGCCGCGGTGGGGAGGTGGGTGTTCGTCGCCGGCGGGCACGACGAGGAGAAGAACGCGCTGCGGTCGGCGGTCGCGTACGACGCCGAGGCCGACGCGTGGGTGCCGCTCCCGGAcatggcggcggagcgggaCGAGGCCAGGGGCGTCTACGTCGGCGGCAggttcgtcgccgtcggcgggtACCCGACGGAGGCGCAGGGCCGGTTCGCCGGCTCCGCCGAGGCGTTCGACCCGGCCGCGTGGGCGTGGGGCCCCGTGCAGGAGCGTGTCCTCGACGAGGGGACGTGCCCGAGGACGTgctgcgccgcgccggcgcccgcggcggGCGCGACGATGTACATGCTCCGCGACGGCCACCTCGCGGCGCGCGACGCCACGAACAACGGCGGCGCCGcgtggcgggcggtggcgagCCTGCCCGAGGACGGCCGCGCGGTGACGGCCCTCGCCGCCATCGGGGACAGCCGCGTGGTCGCCATCGGCGCGGGGagccacggcggcgagcaggcggTGTACCTGCTCACCAccgaggagggcggcgacaaGAACGGCGCGGCGCAGTCGtgggcgcgcgccgcggcgccgccggagttcGCGGGGTACGTGCAGGCCGCGTGCTGCGTCGAAGTATAA